In Cryptomeria japonica chromosome 10, Sugi_1.0, whole genome shotgun sequence, a genomic segment contains:
- the LOC131859220 gene encoding uncharacterized protein LOC131859220: MAIEGPGPGSAQVLQDPSNASNLRRGGGRGFILVSCATSVNVNKDTDREIENNVQVFTEHNAICRFRGIWPSLSELHKWISQHWDPLISSIVHIYSMVKGFFVAKFENAKDRRKILCEIFFYEKDDMPLLAKPWHSDFNPLSKKFNKIPVWVRLPYLPIHLWAASLFEEIGDAIGNFIMLDNESFELYHTTCVRILVELDVFKGLPAEIVINSSFGSWVQSLDYEGIPFRCHRCFTTGHATKNCGLEKKNPVASQWSRASYQHYTIIKKSLYSSIESQVAGVSTMASLDSLMAKKDSSNAIKDVSVIKDVVIQDVVVSSTENGLMSLTPSAASLCVDTTISPSAGCGLVSTMVLG; this comes from the coding sequence ATGGCTATTGAGGGCCCTGGCCCCGGCTCTGCTCAGGTGTTGCAAGATCCGTCTAATGCCTCTAATTTACGCAGAGGGGGAGGTAGGGGGTTTATCCTTGTCTCCTGTGCCACCTCTGTCAATGTGAATAAGGATACTGATCGGGAAATAGAGAACAATGTGCAGGTTTTTACGGAGCATAATGCTATCTGTAGATTCAGGGGTATTTGGCCTAGCCTCTCGGAGCTGCATAAATGGATCTCTCAACACTGGGATCCTCTCATTTCTAGTATAGTTCACATATACTCTATGGTTAAAGGTTTCTTTGTTGCTAAATTTGAGAATGCTAAGGATAGAAGAAAAATTCTGTGTGAAATCTTTTTCTATGAGAAAGATGATATGCCTCTTTTGGCCAAACCCTGGCACTCTGATTTTAACCCCCTTTCTAAAAAGTTCAACAAAATTCCGGTTTGGGTTCGGCTTCCCTACCTTCCTATCCATTTGTGGGCCGCTTCTCTCTTTGAGGAAATAGGTGATGCTATTGGAAATTTCATTATGTTGGATAATGAATCCTTTGAGCTCTATCATACTACTTGTGTTCGCATTCTGGTGGAGCTAGATGTGTTTAAGGGACTACCAGCTGAGATTGTCATTAATTCCTCTTTTGGCAGTTGGGTCCAATCTTTGGATTACGAAGGTATTCCTTTCAGGTGTCATAGATGCTTTACAACCGGCCATGCGACTAAGAATTGTGGGTTGGAGAAGAAAAATCCAGTGGCTTCACAGTGGTCAAGGGCCTCATACCAGCATTATACGATCATAAAGAAATCTTTGTACTCTTCTATAGAGTCGCAAGTTGCTGGGGTTTCTACTATGGCTAGTTTGGATTCTTTAATGGCAAAGAAAGATTCTTCAAATGCCATAAAGGATGTTTCTGTGATTAAAGATGTTGTGATACAGGATGTTGTTGTCTCTTCTACTGAAAATGGTTTGATGTCTCTTACCCCGTCGGCTGCTTCACTGTGTGTTGATACAACTATTTCCCCATCTGCTGGATGTGGTCTTGTGTCTACAatggtgttaggataa